TCGCCTCCCCCCGGTTCGGCGAACGGATGGCGTGGGACTGGCTCGATGCGGCCCGTTACGCGGACAGCAACGGCTACCAGGGCGACGGCGAACGCACCATGTGGCCGTGGCGCGATTGGGTGGTGAAGGCGTACAACGACAACCTGCCGTTCGATCAGTTCACCACCTGGCAACTCGCAGGAGACCATCTCCCCAAGCCCTCGCGCGAGCAACTCTTGGCGACCGCGTTCAACCGTAATCACATGATTAACGGTGAGGGCGGGCGCATCGCGGAGGAGAACCGAGTTGAATATGTTTTCGACCAAACGGAAACGACCGCGACCGTATGGATGGGCCTCACCGTGGGGTGCGCCCGGTGCCACGACCACAAGTTCGATCCGATCTTGCAGAAGGATTACTACAGCCTGTTCGCGTACTTCAACCAGACGCCCGTAAACGGCGGAAACGGTAGCGGACAAACGCCCCCTGTGATGGATTTTGGCACGCCCGAGCAGGAGAAGAAGCGCAAGGACACGCAAGTCGCTTACGACGAACTCGTGAAGAAGATCGTCCCGATCGAGACGAAGCTCCGCGAAGCCGGGATGGTGAAGAACAAGGACGGTAAGTACGAAACGACGCTGCCGCAACTGATCGAATCGGCGCTTCGCAAAGGTCCGAACGACCGCGCGGACCAGAATTACGACGAACTCACCAAACACTACAAGGACAAAGAACCCGAATACGTGAAACTGCTCGGCGAAGTGCGGAAGGCCAAACAAATCCGCGATTCGGCGAGCGCGGCCCTGCCCAAAGTGATGGTGATGGGCGACCAGCCAACTCCGCGCGAAACGTTCATCCTCACCCGCGGCGCTTACGACAAAAAGGAAGGCAAAGTTCCTCCCGGTACGCCGGTCGGCCTCCCCGCACTTCCGAAGGGCGCGAGCGCGAACCGGCTCGCGCTCGCCGAATGGATCGCGTCGAAGGACAACCCGCTCACGGCCCGCGTTGCCGTGAACCGCTTGTGGCAAATGTTCTTCGGCACCGGGCTCGTGAAGACGGGCGATGACTTCGGCGTTCAGGGCGAGCGCCCCAGCCACCCGGAACTGTTGGATTGGCTCGCGGTGGAGTTTCAGAACCCGACCCCAGCTCCGAAGGGAGAGGGACTTCAGCAGCCGACTCTTCCTCCCCCTTCCTTTCTAGGGAAGGGGGCTGGGGGGTTAGGTTCTGCCGACAACCCCTCCCCAACCACTTCCCTAAACGGAGAGGGGCCTAAAACCAAGACGAGCGGAACGGCGCCTGGTGGTTCTGGTTCGGCTCTCCCTTCCTTTTTAGGGAAGGGGGCTGGGGGGTTAGGTTCTTCTCCCTGGGACACCAAGCACATCGTCCGGCTCATCGTTACGAGCGCGACCTACCGCCAGTCAGCGAAGGTCACACCAGAGTTGCTCGAACGCGACCCGGACAACCGGCTCCTCGCGCGCGGCCCGCGCTACCGGCTGCCGTCGTGGGTGATCCGCGACCAAGCCCTCGCCGCGAGCGGGTTGCTCACGCCGACCTACGGCGGCCCGCCGGTCAAAACGTACCAGCCGCCGGGCATCTGGGAAGAAGCAACATTCGGCAACAAGCGCTACGTTCAGGACAAGGGCGAGGCACTGTACCGGCGCAGCCTGTACGTGTTCTGGCGCCGAATCGTCGGTCCGACCATGTTCTTCGACGTGGCGAACCGTCAGACGTGCAGCGTGAAGACCACGACCACGAACACCCCGCTCCACGCACTCGTCACGCTCAACGACACGACATACGTGGAAGCGGCCCGCGCCCTGGCGCAACTCGCGCTCGAAAAAGGCGGCGCGACCGACGCGGAACGCCTCGCGTTCACCTTCCGGCGCGTCACCTCGCGCAAGGCCA
The Gemmata palustris DNA segment above includes these coding regions:
- a CDS encoding PSD1 and planctomycete cytochrome C domain-containing protein; translated protein: MMRHFLALAVLFAFTQLARAQEKIDFARDVLPILSNHCFQCHGPDEKARKGDLRLDTKEDALRKQGAVIVPNKSSESEFIKRIESADPKEVMPPRKANKPLKPEQVAVLKKWIDQGASWGTHWSFVKPVRPVPPSTKYPTQNPIDKFVFARLEKEKLTPSPEADKERLIRRVTLDLTGLPPTPEEVDAFLKDDSPGAYETVVDRLLASPRFGERMAWDWLDAARYADSNGYQGDGERTMWPWRDWVVKAYNDNLPFDQFTTWQLAGDHLPKPSREQLLATAFNRNHMINGEGGRIAEENRVEYVFDQTETTATVWMGLTVGCARCHDHKFDPILQKDYYSLFAYFNQTPVNGGNGSGQTPPVMDFGTPEQEKKRKDTQVAYDELVKKIVPIETKLREAGMVKNKDGKYETTLPQLIESALRKGPNDRADQNYDELTKHYKDKEPEYVKLLGEVRKAKQIRDSASAALPKVMVMGDQPTPRETFILTRGAYDKKEGKVPPGTPVGLPALPKGASANRLALAEWIASKDNPLTARVAVNRLWQMFFGTGLVKTGDDFGVQGERPSHPELLDWLAVEFQNPTPAPKGEGLQQPTLPPPSFLGKGAGGLGSADNPSPTTSLNGEGPKTKTSGTAPGGSGSALPSFLGKGAGGLGSSPWDTKHIVRLIVTSATYRQSAKVTPELLERDPDNRLLARGPRYRLPSWVIRDQALAASGLLTPTYGGPPVKTYQPPGIWEEATFGNKRYVQDKGEALYRRSLYVFWRRIVGPTMFFDVANRQTCSVKTTTTNTPLHALVTLNDTTYVEAARALAQLALEKGGATDAERLAFTFRRVTSRKATATEQKLLGAALEKQRKLFAADRAAALKLLKVGDSPRNEKLDATEHAALAAVCLMMLNLDETLNK